TCCTGCTCAAGAACCTTCCATGGCTCCTCATTGCCTTCAGATGAAGTCCAAATTTGTCATCTTCCCCCACTGCTTGAGTTAGTTGAAGGTCAGGACTGATtcaaatctgtctttttttttttttaaatgttattttgtgaatgaatggatggatggatggatgtgaagtgaagtgtgtgtgttgtgtgtgaaGTGAAGATGTGTGTTGCTTCTCTTGCTTCATCTGGACTCTTTTAAGCCTCTGAAGCTATCTATGTAGGCTATCCTGACACCCGTCCCTAGCAGGCCACATCCATGACAGTCCCGAGGCTGTGACTCTCCTCTggagggctggctggctgggactCTAACAGCATTCCAACAGGTCTGAAGGGTTAATTTGCTTCAAGCTTATGCTCTCCTTGCATGCTGACTTACATCTCTTGATCTGCAGCAGaactaactttctttctttgagacTGGCAGACCACTAGCCTTGAGGCGTGAAGGATCAGACTTTCCCAAGAGAGAAGGCATGACCACCTCTGAACAGAGCTTCTGTGGATGTCAGCCAGTCTGTTCAGGATCATGTCCTCACATGACTAACCTGCTTCTTCTGCACACagctccctttccttttcctatgcCTTCTTTGAGACATCAATCTGCCATCTTCCCAGGTTGCCAACTTCTTGAATAAAGCACCATCTTTTGTCTTTCAAGTAtggattctttttccttttcctttaattctagtatagtaaacatccagtgttatattagttctaGGTGTGTGtgaatattattttcaagtgGCCAAGAGCCAAACCCAAGTTCAGAACCACTTCTCTGTCCAGGAACAGGTGTTCAGTTGGACAACTGGGCAGGAGCCCAAGAGGCAGGACTTGGAGGCTCTCGTCCCTCCTCACTGCCTTACTTAAGAAAGACCTTTGCAGCATCAAGCCTCAGCACCCACCTGTCACAAACAGAAAGGGAACCAGACTATTTCAAAGGTTATTCACAGTTGACTGTGGGTCTGAAGTTCTCTATTCTAGGTTTGTGACTTTTTGTTTCTACCACAGGCTTCCGGTTGaagcttcctctgccctcccataTCCTGTGGCTTCTTTTCTCTATCAGAGGAACCGCAGAGGGCAGGCTGTCCCAGGCATTGGGAAGGGATGCCACTGTGGCTGCTGCTCATGCTCTGGATAGGTGAGTGGCCTGAGGAGAGAGGGGGCCCCACTCGGGGGAGGCATTGGAGCTCTGGGATGaattttcccctctttctctctccagggtCTGTGGCTCAGGTTCTGAGCTACAAGCTGAAACTCCAGAAGTCTATGACAGTGCAGGAGGGCCTATGTGTCCACGTGCCATGCGAATTTTACTATCCTTGGCTTTCCTTTATGAGCCCCTACATGTCTTGGTTCCAGAAAGGGGCAGATGTAAACCAAGATCCTCCAGTGGCCACCAACAAACCAAACCAGAAGCTGCATGAGAGAACCCAGGGCCGGTTCTTCATCCGTGGGGACCTCCAGACTGGGAACTGCTCCCTGGACATCACAGAAGTCCACAAGGGGGACAGTGGGACTTATTTCTTTCAATTGGGCACATATTCATATCTAGATACTATGTTCTCTCTGAATGTGACAGGTATGGTAAGGGCCCAGGGGAAGGCCCCAGagatagaaaaatgaacattctTTTCCTCTTGGGGGATGGTGAGGGGTGGAGACAGCCATGACCCGGCACTGGGACAGGATAACAAAATAACCAGAGGCCCCTATCTATCCTCTCTGTCCTCACAGCCCTGACCCACACACCTCATATCATCATCCCGGGGACCCTGGAGTCTGGACACCCCAGAAACCTgacctgctctgtgccctgggcCTGTGAGCAGGGCACATCCCCCATCTTCTCCTGGACGTCAGCTGCCCTCACTTCCCTTGGCACCAGGACTCACTTCTCCTCAGTACTCACCCTCACCCCACGGCCCCAGGACCATGGCACCAACCTCACCTGCCAAGTGTACTTCCCTGCAGTTGGTGTGATGGTGGAAAGGACTGTCCAGCTCAATGTCACCTGTGAGTGTGGGACCAGGATGCCCACGTCCCTGAGATGCGAGaccagggcagagctgggctaGGGCTTGACAATGGGGTCTTGGTAGCTAAGCAGGAAGAGAACCATTTACCTGCTTCTGTGGCTCCTGTGGGGAAGGCCCAGTACCCACTCATCTCTTACCGCAAGTGCTGAGGCTGCCTCATCCTTCTGTCCAGATGCTCCACAGAACACAGCCATCAGGATCTTCCAAGGAAGCAGAATAGGTAGGAAAGAACCACTTTTCTCCAGGGCTGGGGTGGAAACTGGGTCCCTACCAGGACAGTCCTCGTTGGGTCTCAGAGCTCCTGCTGGCCAGGAATTGCATGAGACACGTACAAGAAGCCAGTCACCAAGTTCAGGCATGGGGAGAGTGGTGGGGAGAAGCCCCCACCAACGTTGACTCCCTGAAGTTAATGTTCGCTCACCTACAACTTTCTTTGGGCAAATCCTCCTCCTGCTTTCAGGCTCCTCTTTGGCCCTTTCCCTGCCTTTGTTCAACATGTTCCTGTTCCAGGTCCTCAGATTTCCATCTGCTGGACAGTTGGAGCAGCTCCAGGGAAATCGTCCGAGCCTCCTTTACAGGCCTTCGGCGTGGACTCTGCTAGTTCCCTCCTCAGAGCAAGTGTGG
The DNA window shown above is from Mustela nigripes isolate SB6536 chromosome 17, MUSNIG.SB6536, whole genome shotgun sequence and carries:
- the LOC132005335 gene encoding sialic acid-binding Ig-like lectin 6 isoform X2 — protein: MPLWLLLMLWIGSVAQVLSYKLKLQKSMTVQEGLCVHVPCEFYYPWLSFMSPYMSWFQKGADVNQDPPVATNKPNQKLHERTQGRFFIRGDLQTGNCSLDITEVHKGDSGTYFFQLGTYSYLDTMFSLNVTALTHTPHIIIPGTLESGHPRNLTCSVPWACEQGTSPIFSWTSAALTSLGTRTHFSSVLTLTPRPQDHGTNLTCQVYFPAVGVMVERTVQLNVTYAPQNTAIRIFQGSRIALGTLQNTSSVLISEGQALQLLCVTDSNPPAELSWFRGSPTWKATPICRSPILDLSQVGAVEEGDLICQAQNPLGSQHISLHLSVVSDKPEPRTSGVVGAVAGAGTMALLSLCLCLIFRVKTGRKKAVQPVQSTDMSPAGNSGSGAYQYQSSTDIPAAPPPPAEARPISEEEQELHYALLRFPKPKYQERKDIHTEYSEIKTHK